A stretch of Ursus arctos isolate Adak ecotype North America unplaced genomic scaffold, UrsArc2.0 scaffold_4, whole genome shotgun sequence DNA encodes these proteins:
- the COL8A1 gene encoding collagen alpha-1(VIII) chain produces the protein MAVPPGPLQLLGVLLTISLGSIRLIQAGAYYGIKPLPPQIPPQIPPQIPQYQPLGQQVPHMPLGKDGLNMGKEVPHVQYGKEYPHLPQYMKEIQPVPRMGKEAAPKKGKEIPLASLRGEQGPRGEPGPRGPPGPPGLPGHGIPGIKGKPGPQGYPGIGKPGMPGMPGKPGAMGMPGAKGEIGPKGEIGPMGIPGPQGPPGPHGLPGIGKPGGPGLPGQPGAKGERGPKGPPGPPGLQGPKGEKGFGMPGLPGLKGPPGMHGPPGPVGLPGVGKPGVTGFPGPQGPLGKPGPPGEPGPQGPIGVPGVQGPPGIPGVGKPGQDGIPGQPGFPGGKGEQGLPGLPGPPGLPGIGKPGFPGPKGEKGIGGLPGALGPRGEKGPVGAPGMGGPSGEPGLPGIPGPMGPPGAIGFPGPKGEGGVVGPQGPPGPKGEPGLQGFPGKPGFLGEVGPPGMRGLPGPIGPKGEAGHKGLPGLPGAPGLLGPKGEPGIPGGQGLQGPPGIPGITGPSGPIGPPGMPGPKGEPGIPGPPGFPGVGKPGVAGLHGPPGKPGALGPQGQPGLPGPPGPPGPPGPPAVMPPTPPPHGEYLPDMGLGIDGVKPPHAYGAKKGKNGGPAYEMPAFTAELTAPFPPVGAPVKFDKLLYNGRQNYNPQTGIFTCEVPGVYYFAYHVHCKGGNVWVALFKNNEPMMYTYDEYKKGFLDQASGSAVLLLRPGDRVFLQMPSEQAAGLYAGQYVHSSFSGYLLYPM, from the exons ATGGCTGTGCCGCCCGGTCCTCTGCAGCTGCTGGGAGTGCTGCTTACCATTTCCCTGGGCTCCATCAGGCTCATTCAGGCCGGTGCTTACTATGGGATCAAGCCGCTGCCACCACAAATTCCTCCTCAAATCCCACCGCAAATTCCACAATACCAGCCCCTGGGCCAGCAAGTACCTCACATGCCTTTGGGCAAAGATGGCCTTAACATGGGCAAGGAGGTGCCCCATGTGCAGTATGGCAAAGAATATCCACATCTACCCCAATATATGAAGGAAATTCAGCCAGTGCCAAGAATGGGCAAGGAAGCAGCACCTAAGAAAGGCAAAG AAATACCATTAGCCAGTTTACGAGGGGAGCAAGGTCCCCGTGGAGAGCCTGGCCCAAGAGGACCACCCGGGCCCCCCGGCTTACCAGGTCATGGGATACCTGGAATCAAAGGAAAACCAGGGCCACAGGGATATCCAGGAATTGGAAAACCAGGTATGCCTGGAATGCCAGGAAAGCCAGGAGCCATGGGAATGCCCGGGGCAAAAGGTGAAATTGGACCCAAAGGGGAAATCGGGCCCATGGGGATCCCGGGACCGCAAGGACCTCCAGGACCTCATGGACTTCCTGGCATTGGAAAACCAGGTGGGCCAGGTTTACCAGGGCAACCAGGTGCAAAGGGAGAGCGAGGACCCAAAGGACCACCAGGACCTCCAGGCCTCCAGGGTCCTAAGGGAGAGAAGGGCTTTGGGATGCCAGGTTTGCCAGGCCTAAAGGGTCCTCCAGGGATGCATGGACCTCCTGGCCCTGTTGGACTTCCAGGAGTGGGTAAACCTGGAGTGACAGGCTTCCCTGGGCCTCAAGGCCCCCTGGGAAAGCCAGGTCCTCCAGGGGAACCTGGACCCCAAGGCCCTATTGGGGTCCCAGGAGTTCAAGGACCTCCTGGGATACCCGGAGTTGGAAAACCAGGCCAGGATGGAATCCCTGGCCAGCCAGGATTTCCAGGTGGCAAAGGTGAGCAAGGACTGCCAGGGCTGCCAGGACCCCCAGGCCTTCCAGGGATCGGGAAACCAGGCTTCCCAGGACCCAAAGGTGAAAAGGGCATAGGGGGTCTTCCTGGGGCCCTAGGACCAAGAGGGGAGAAAGGACCAGTAGGTGCCCCTGGAATGGGAGGTCCCTCAGGAGAGCCAGGCCTGCCTGGAATCCCAGGTCCTATGGGTCCTCCAGGTGCTATTGGTTTTCCCGGCCCCAAAGGAGAAGGTGGAGTTGTAGGGCCACAGGGGCCACCAGGTCCCAAGGGTGAGCCAGGGCTTCAGGGCTTCCCAGGAAAGCCGGGTTTCCTTGGTGAAGTAGGGCCCCCTGGCATGAGGGGTTTGCCAGGTCCCATAGGGCCCAAGGGGGAAGCTGGGCACAAAGGTTTACCAGGGCTCCCTGGTGCTCCAGGGCTTCTGGGACCAAAGGGAGAACCAGGAATCCCAGGGGGTCAGGGGTTACAGGGCCCTCCAGGCATCCCAGGGATCACAGGCCCAAGCGGGCCCATTGGACCACCTGGAATGCCAGGCCCCAAAGGGGAACCTGGCATCCCAGGGCCCCCTGGGTTCCCTGGAGTAGGGAAGCCTGGAGTAGCAGGACTTCATGGGCCCCCGGGGAAGCCTGGCGCCCTTGGTCCTCAAGGCCAGCCGGGCCTTCCAGGGCCCCCAGGCCCTCCAgggcccccaggccccccagctgTGATGCCCCCTACACCACCGCCCCATGGAGAGTATCTGCCAGATATGGGGCTGGGAATTGATGGAGTGAAACCCCCCCATGCCTATGGGGCTAAGAAAGGCAAGAATGGAGGGCCAGCCTACGAGATGCCTGCCTTTACAGCTGAGCTGACTGCACCTTTCCCACCTGTGGGGGCCCCAGTGAAGTTTGACAAACTGCTCTATAATGGCAGACAGAACTACAACCCACAGACGGGCATCTTCACCTGCGAGGTTCCCGGGGTCTACTACTTTGCATACCACGTTCACTGCAAGGGGGGCAACGTTTGGGTTGCTCTGTTCAAGAACAACGAACCCATGATGTACACGTACGATGAGTACAAAAAGGGCTTTCTGGACCAGGCATCTGGGAGTGCGGTGCTGCTGCTCAGGCCCGGAGACCGAGTGTTCCTCCAGATGCCCTCAGAACAGGCTGCAGGACTGTATGCTGGACAGTACGTCCATTCCTCCTTTTCAGGATATTTATTGTATCccatgtaa